From Schaalia sp. ZJ405, one genomic window encodes:
- a CDS encoding lipid II flippase MurJ yields the protein MSDQEPEKALTASGTQRRSVLRASALMASGTMASRILGFVRSALLLAAIGSAGGGVSAAFQTANALPNTVFNLLASGVLDAVLVPQIVNAIKRRHDGQVYVNRLLTLAGTILFLVTIVSLIAAPLLVIVTAAAYDTEIRTLAILFALLCLPQLFFYGLYNLLGELLNARGIFGPYMWAPVVNNIIGIAGLVAFLGLWGKTDSRIEVADFTSAQFWVLAGSATLGVIAQALILLVPIKRAGIRLSLDFHFRHTSFGAVPKVAGWTFATLAVSQIGVLSTNNIAAFADAYAKTVKPVFDAHGVLISGTVIAGINAYATAFMMFMVPQSLVTVSLTTAIFTRLAEAVSEKDDRSVASHYHLGVQTITSLTLLAAAIFMAASVPMMQMVLYSTRHQDVVISYAWILVALMPGVASTGLVLMSQRVFFAYEDVRPVFLMGIVPTILQVIVGWGMYFLTGAHWWVVGAALGETVCRLVHGIIAVVWVSRRNPLVNARELLTSYGKLAVSAAVAGTVAFGVLVLVGVETPIKSTVIRFLVAFAKMVLVAVITSIVYMLAVRVLSPKDSAATIAPLLARLRVPAPIRHFLAVSSPQLHADTAIMASEYSTQTEEHMDRDDELIPTDAPSTDESTPSGFTAALESHDHSSVPDFDAVVSGPDEGVEEDAPVEVPEPQAGPSLQDRAQAFLTSTGSVISGWMLSARNAVKKSTNSEAEDAGARAAEAVGGVPVDQPLAADAAATVSDSPSTPREGADDDPSESDRRILDDAQAIPAAHTSIPQVNAEDRESAEPHDEPPHDQPRSSTRRFRDAVLGAASKATAGVASTAARAASGGSGSGSAGRGGATGGPGGGGSGNEPRDSQGRRLIDPTAPTLIFALILVIVGAIWSFSVALSPAKLNIDARLNEMQSAQQSGAQSGEAAPEPKPEVKAPQISSVSILSWRNDGGDHPDLAVNMIDGDPATSWRSRWYDYNVFLDDSNITILVNFAGKTKVSEVSLDMDPTTQGGEVVVRNVTDTNNPRGGTELTSSALSPTTTIPLPEPVETNAIALSFRTLPVSVDGNIWAWINELHVK from the coding sequence ATGAGTGATCAGGAGCCCGAAAAGGCCCTCACCGCGTCGGGGACTCAGCGTCGCTCCGTTCTTCGGGCAAGCGCTCTCATGGCGTCGGGAACGATGGCGTCACGCATCCTCGGTTTTGTTCGTTCAGCGTTGCTTCTGGCGGCAATCGGGAGTGCGGGCGGCGGTGTTTCCGCGGCTTTTCAGACGGCAAACGCTCTTCCGAACACGGTGTTCAATCTTCTGGCATCGGGAGTTCTCGATGCCGTGCTGGTCCCCCAAATCGTCAACGCCATCAAACGTCGCCACGACGGGCAGGTGTATGTCAATCGGCTCCTGACTCTCGCTGGGACAATTCTGTTCCTCGTGACGATCGTGTCGCTCATCGCCGCTCCCCTCCTCGTGATCGTCACGGCTGCGGCCTACGACACGGAAATCCGCACACTCGCCATTCTCTTTGCTCTGCTGTGCCTTCCCCAGCTCTTTTTCTACGGCCTGTACAACCTTCTCGGTGAACTTCTCAACGCCCGCGGAATCTTCGGGCCGTATATGTGGGCTCCGGTTGTCAATAACATCATCGGAATCGCTGGGCTAGTTGCGTTTCTTGGGCTGTGGGGGAAGACCGATTCACGTATCGAGGTTGCGGACTTCACTTCTGCTCAGTTCTGGGTGCTCGCAGGATCAGCGACGCTCGGTGTGATCGCGCAGGCTCTGATCCTCCTGGTCCCCATCAAGCGTGCCGGGATACGCCTGTCCTTGGATTTCCACTTCCGTCACACGTCCTTCGGGGCTGTGCCCAAGGTTGCCGGATGGACTTTCGCCACCCTCGCTGTCTCACAGATCGGTGTTTTGTCAACGAATAACATCGCTGCTTTCGCCGATGCCTATGCGAAGACCGTGAAACCCGTGTTCGATGCTCACGGAGTCTTGATATCGGGAACGGTCATCGCGGGAATCAATGCCTATGCCACGGCATTCATGATGTTCATGGTGCCTCAGTCCCTGGTCACCGTGTCGTTAACAACGGCGATTTTCACTCGCCTCGCCGAAGCTGTCAGTGAGAAGGACGATCGGTCCGTTGCCTCCCACTACCATCTGGGTGTTCAGACAATCACGTCGCTCACGCTCCTGGCGGCGGCAATTTTCATGGCCGCATCCGTTCCCATGATGCAGATGGTCCTGTATTCAACGCGCCATCAGGACGTTGTTATTTCCTACGCGTGGATCCTTGTGGCCCTCATGCCGGGTGTTGCCTCAACCGGCTTGGTTCTCATGTCACAGCGTGTGTTCTTTGCTTACGAGGACGTGCGCCCTGTGTTCCTCATGGGAATTGTTCCAACGATTCTTCAGGTCATTGTTGGTTGGGGAATGTATTTCCTCACGGGAGCGCACTGGTGGGTCGTTGGAGCGGCGTTAGGTGAAACGGTATGCCGGCTTGTCCACGGAATTATCGCCGTTGTGTGGGTGTCACGTCGCAATCCCCTGGTCAACGCGCGAGAACTGTTGACCTCCTACGGGAAACTTGCTGTGAGTGCGGCAGTTGCTGGCACCGTTGCTTTCGGTGTCCTTGTCTTGGTTGGAGTGGAAACACCAATTAAGTCAACGGTCATTCGTTTCCTCGTTGCGTTCGCCAAAATGGTCCTCGTTGCGGTCATCACATCGATCGTTTATATGCTGGCGGTCCGTGTCTTGAGCCCAAAGGATTCGGCAGCAACCATCGCACCGCTCCTTGCACGCTTGCGTGTCCCCGCTCCTATTCGTCACTTCCTCGCGGTTTCATCACCGCAATTGCATGCGGATACCGCCATAATGGCGTCTGAGTATTCCACGCAAACGGAGGAACACATGGACCGCGATGATGAGTTAATCCCCACGGACGCTCCCTCGACCGACGAGTCCACACCTTCGGGTTTCACCGCCGCTTTGGAATCTCATGACCATTCGTCCGTTCCGGATTTCGATGCGGTTGTTTCCGGTCCCGATGAGGGAGTTGAGGAAGACGCACCCGTTGAGGTACCCGAGCCCCAGGCAGGCCCGTCGCTTCAGGATAGGGCTCAGGCCTTCCTTACCAGCACCGGTTCCGTGATCTCAGGGTGGATGCTCAGCGCACGCAATGCCGTGAAGAAATCCACCAATTCCGAGGCCGAGGACGCCGGTGCCCGCGCCGCTGAAGCTGTTGGCGGTGTTCCGGTTGATCAGCCACTTGCTGCGGATGCTGCCGCCACTGTCAGCGATTCACCGTCCACTCCTCGCGAGGGCGCTGATGACGATCCGTCAGAGTCTGACAGGCGAATCTTAGATGACGCTCAGGCGATTCCGGCCGCACATACATCGATTCCGCAGGTCAATGCTGAGGACAGGGAATCCGCTGAACCTCATGACGAGCCACCTCATGATCAACCTCGCTCATCTACCCGTCGTTTTCGAGATGCCGTGCTCGGAGCAGCCTCAAAAGCCACCGCAGGTGTTGCATCGACCGCGGCACGTGCAGCCTCGGGCGGCTCAGGTTCAGGTTCTGCGGGTCGCGGCGGAGCAACTGGGGGGCCCGGTGGAGGCGGGAGTGGCAACGAGCCTCGTGATTCGCAGGGACGTCGCCTCATCGATCCAACAGCCCCAACGCTCATCTTCGCGCTCATTCTCGTGATCGTTGGCGCAATCTGGTCATTCTCCGTCGCCCTTTCACCGGCGAAACTCAACATCGATGCGCGCCTGAACGAGATGCAGTCCGCGCAGCAGTCGGGGGCACAGTCCGGTGAGGCAGCGCCGGAACCGAAGCCCGAAGTGAAGGCTCCGCAGATCAGTTCAGTATCTATCCTGTCATGGCGTAACGATGGGGGTGATCACCCGGATCTGGCCGTCAACATGATCGACGGCGACCCGGCAACTTCCTGGCGTTCACGCTGGTATGACTACAACGTGTTCCTTGACGACTCAAACATTACGATCCTCGTCAATTTTGCGGGGAAGACAAAGGTTTCCGAAGTCAGCCTCGACATGGATCCCACGACCCAGGGTGGAGAAGTTGTCGTGCGCAACGTCACCGACACGAATAATCCGCGTGGGGGAACAGAACTCACCTCGTCAGCGTTATCTCCTACGACAACCATTCCGCTGCCCGAACCCGTTGAGACCAACGCGATCGCCCTGTCGTTTAGGACACTGCCGGTGTCCGTTGACGGCAACATCTGGGCGTGGATTAACGAACTCCACGTCAAGTAG